Proteins from a genomic interval of Thamnophis elegans isolate rThaEle1 chromosome 2, rThaEle1.pri, whole genome shotgun sequence:
- the GDF9 gene encoding growth/differentiation factor 9, producing MYITDIIVKLRFFFPGVLCAPCLRNEGTSQPLPLSELQVSKRSPSSFVLPKENDQGPHAALFKLLSDYDAQGLESDVSRPPPDSRALRYMKSLYKTFATKEGILKANKRHLYNTVRLVTPHAECKHPTANGDLHSIDLFFNLDGITASEHLLKSALLFSLDESVPIASNLTCVCNVAVEESDASSQVCIDVPHAMVFSLDFEHRRKWIEIDMTTILHPWIVDKKRNLHLAVNFTCLKNEHYPNSEYEFFNMAQRSLFLLLYTVDTSEHTYHRWNFTLSSLKKSPFTVPSEEARKGLKQGRIPRHRREDGKIKNTPLPIFNISQYYKQFSIPQNECELHSFWLEFSQLKWDKWIIAPHRYNPHYCKGDCPRIVGHRYGSPIHAVILNIMREKLDSSIPELSCIPADYSPLSVLKVEADRSIVYKEYQNMIAKRCTCR from the exons ATGTACATCACTGACATTATTGTAAAACTAAG GTTCTTCTTTCCTGGGGTCCTGTGTGCCCCTTGTTTGAGAAATGAAGGGACTTCTCAGCCATTACCACTCTCAGAGCTGCAGGTGTCCAAGAGATCTCCGTCATCATTTGTTCTTCCAAAAGAAAATGACCAAGGCCCACATGCTGCTCTTTTCAAGCTGCTGTCTGACTATGATGCCCAGGGCTTGGAAAGTGATGTCTCAAGACCACCCCCAGATTCTAGAGCCCTACGGTATATGAAAAGTTTGTATAAAACGTTTGCTACCAAGGAAGGCATTCTTAAGGCCAACAAAAGACATCTCTACAACACTGTCCGTCTTGTCACACCACATGCTGAATGCAAGCATCCCACTGCTAATG GAGATCTTCATTCAATAGACCTGTTTTTCAACCTGGATGGTATTACTGCCTCAGAACACTTACTCAAGTCAGCCTTACTGTTCTCACTGGATGAGTCTGTTCCTATAGCTTCAAATCTTACCTGTGTTTGTAATGTGGCTGTTGAAGAAAGCGATGCCTCCAGCCAAGTGTGCATCGATGTTCCACATGCAATGGTATTCAGTCTGGATTTTGAACATAGACGCAAATGGATTGAGATTGATATGACCACTATTCTTCACCCTTGGATAGTTGACAAGAAAAGAAACCTCCATTTGGCTGTGAATTTCACCTGCTTGAAAAATGAACATTATCCCAACTCTGAATATGAGTTCTTCAACATGGCACAGAgatccctttttcttctcctctataCTGTTGACACTAGTGAGCACACTTATCACAGATGGAATTTTACATTGTCTAGTCTCAAAAAGAGTCCTTTCACAGTTCCCAGTGAAGAGGCCAGGAAAGGCCTTAAACAGGGAAGAATACCTCGTCACAGAAGAGAAgatgggaaaataaaaaacactccACTTCCAATATTTAACATAAGTCAGTATTACAAACAGTTCTCCATTCCTCAAAATGAATGTGAGCTTCACAGCTTTTGGTTGGAATTCAGTCAATTAAAATGGGACAAATGGATAATTGCACCACATAGATACAATCCTCACTATTGCAAAGGTGACTGTCCAAGAATTGTTGGTCATCGCTATGGCTCTCCAATTCATGCTGTTATTTTGAACATCATGCGGGAGAAACTGGATTCTTCAATCCCTGAACTTTCCTGCATTCCAGCTGACTACAGTCCTTTGAGTGTTTTGAAGGTGGAGGCTGATAGATCAATTGTATACAAAGAATATCAGAACATGATAGCGAAACGTTGTACATGCCGTTAA